In Vagococcus hydrophili, one DNA window encodes the following:
- the xerC gene encoding tyrosine recombinase XerC — translation MDHLTEFLRYIMIERQYSEKTKEAYHDDVLNFFGFLKETGDEDYLSVTLQDIRIYLSKLHDQNYSRNTISRNVSSLRSFYQFLVKNGVLEDNPFSYVQMKRQQAKLPRFFYEKEMEALFLQTQGDDALDNRNRALLEVLYGTGIRVTECVNIKIKDIDFEHSVVLIFGKGNKERYVPFGSFANDAIMDYIQSGRAELMTKSKTSHDFLFVNHRGEQLTDSGIQYILKKIIEKSSLTTDIHPHMFRHTFATHLLNNGADLRTVQELLGHSSLSSTQIYTHVTTDTLQKSYRNFHPRA, via the coding sequence ATGGATCACTTAACTGAGTTTTTAAGATATATCATGATTGAGAGACAGTATTCTGAAAAAACAAAAGAGGCATATCATGATGATGTGCTAAACTTTTTTGGATTTTTAAAGGAAACAGGTGATGAAGATTACTTATCTGTGACCCTTCAAGATATTAGAATCTACTTATCTAAACTTCACGATCAAAATTACAGTCGAAATACGATTAGTCGCAATGTTTCTAGTTTGCGCTCTTTCTATCAGTTTTTAGTAAAAAATGGAGTCTTAGAAGATAACCCATTTTCCTATGTTCAGATGAAACGCCAACAAGCTAAATTGCCTCGTTTCTTTTATGAAAAAGAAATGGAAGCCTTATTTTTGCAGACGCAAGGAGATGATGCTTTAGACAATCGAAACAGAGCGTTACTAGAAGTCCTTTATGGTACAGGGATTCGGGTAACGGAATGTGTGAATATCAAAATTAAAGATATCGATTTTGAACATTCGGTTGTGCTAATTTTTGGAAAAGGTAATAAAGAGAGATACGTTCCTTTTGGTTCATTTGCAAATGACGCGATAATGGATTACATTCAGTCCGGGCGCGCGGAACTAATGACCAAGAGTAAAACATCCCATGATTTTTTATTTGTGAATCATCGAGGTGAGCAATTAACAGATTCAGGGATTCAATATATATTAAAAAAAATTATCGAAAAGAGTAGCTTAACGACGGATATTCATCCGCATATGTTTAGGCATACCTTTGCGACTCATTTATTAAATAACGGAGCAGACTTGAGAACAGTTCAAGAATTATTGGGACATTCAAGTTTGTCTTCTACACAGATTTATACTCATGTAACAACAGATACACTGCAAAAAAGCTATCGAAATTTTCATCCGAGAGCTTAA
- a CDS encoding GNAT family N-acetyltransferase — MINQLVDVTDSRWQQVFDIWLSANTEAHSFIDASYWEEALPFVKKMMPEALVYVFEEEDTVLGFIGMGDDYIEGIFVKNESQGTGVGKKLLNFVKERHTHLTLSVYEENKKAYEFYIKQGFTFLSESIDETGHLEKTLTWNN, encoded by the coding sequence ATGATTAATCAATTGGTAGATGTGACAGACTCTAGATGGCAACAGGTTTTTGATATTTGGTTAAGTGCGAATACGGAAGCTCATAGTTTTATTGATGCCTCGTATTGGGAAGAAGCACTACCATTTGTTAAGAAAATGATGCCAGAAGCCCTTGTGTATGTTTTTGAAGAAGAGGATACAGTTCTTGGTTTTATCGGTATGGGTGATGATTATATCGAGGGTATTTTCGTTAAAAATGAATCACAAGGAACAGGTGTGGGTAAGAAGTTACTTAATTTTGTTAAAGAGCGTCATACTCACCTGACATTAAGCGTTTATGAAGAAAATAAAAAGGCTTATGAGTTTTATATCAAACAAGGATTTACTTTTTTATCAGAATCAATAGACGAAACAGGTCATTTAGAAAAAACATTGACTTGGAATAATTAA
- the trmFO gene encoding FADH(2)-oxidizing methylenetetrahydrofolate--tRNA-(uracil(54)-C(5))-methyltransferase TrmFO, whose amino-acid sequence MKVTVIGAGLAGSEAAFQVAEAGIKVDLYEMRAVKKTPAHHTDKFAELVCTNSLRGNSVTIAAGLLKEEMRYLDSVIIDSADVNQVPAGGALAVDRESFSQYITDKVSNHENVTVHHEEITEIPEEGITIIATGPLTSEPLAESIKEFTESEGLYFYDAAAPILDKNTIDMDKVYLKSRYDKGEAAYLNCAMNKEEFYAFREALITAEVAPLKTFEKEKFFEGCMPIEVMAARGEKTMTFGPLKPVGLEDPKTGKRAYAVVQLRQDDAAASLYNIVGFQTHLKWGEQKRIIQMIPGLENAEIVRYGVMHRNTFMNSPELLEPTYQSKKRPTLLFAGQMTGVEGYVESAASGLVAGINAARLAKGEEPIIFPETTAMGSMAHYITHTSGKNFQPMNANFGIFPELPMKIRDKKERYQAIADRALKDIKKVVR is encoded by the coding sequence ATGAAAGTAACTGTAATTGGTGCTGGTCTTGCTGGTAGTGAAGCAGCGTTTCAAGTAGCTGAGGCTGGTATTAAAGTTGATTTATATGAAATGAGAGCGGTCAAAAAAACACCAGCTCATCACACGGATAAATTTGCGGAACTTGTTTGTACGAATTCCCTTAGAGGTAACAGTGTCACAATAGCTGCTGGTCTTTTAAAAGAAGAAATGCGTTATTTGGATTCTGTCATTATTGACTCAGCTGATGTGAACCAAGTTCCAGCTGGTGGGGCATTGGCCGTTGATCGCGAAAGCTTTTCTCAATATATTACAGATAAAGTATCAAATCATGAAAATGTAACAGTTCATCATGAAGAAATCACTGAAATTCCAGAAGAGGGTATTACGATTATCGCAACAGGTCCCTTAACAAGTGAACCTTTAGCTGAAAGTATTAAAGAATTTACGGAATCAGAAGGGTTATACTTTTACGATGCAGCTGCGCCAATCTTAGATAAAAATACGATTGATATGGATAAAGTTTACCTTAAATCAAGATATGATAAAGGGGAAGCAGCTTATTTAAATTGTGCCATGAACAAAGAAGAGTTCTACGCATTTAGAGAAGCATTAATCACAGCAGAAGTAGCGCCGTTAAAAACATTTGAAAAAGAAAAATTCTTTGAAGGATGTATGCCGATTGAAGTTATGGCGGCTCGTGGAGAAAAAACAATGACATTTGGTCCTCTAAAACCAGTTGGATTAGAAGATCCTAAAACGGGCAAACGTGCTTATGCCGTAGTTCAATTACGTCAAGATGATGCAGCAGCGTCACTTTACAACATTGTTGGTTTCCAAACTCATTTGAAATGGGGAGAACAAAAACGAATTATTCAAATGATTCCAGGATTAGAGAATGCTGAAATTGTACGTTACGGGGTAATGCACCGTAACACCTTTATGAATTCACCTGAACTACTTGAACCTACTTACCAATCAAAAAAACGTCCGACTCTTTTATTTGCTGGTCAAATGACTGGAGTGGAAGGTTACGTTGAAAGTGCAGCGAGTGGATTAGTTGCTGGTATTAATGCAGCCCGTTTAGCAAAAGGTGAAGAACCAATTATTTTCCCAGAAACAACAGCAATGGGAAGTATGGCGCATTACATTACGCATACATCAGGTAAAAATTTCCAACCAATGAACGCAAACTTTGGTATTTTCCCTGAATTACCAATGAAAATTAGAGATAAAAAAGAACGATACCAAGCGATTGCTGATCGTGCATTAAAAGATATTAAGAAGGTTGTACGATAG
- the topA gene encoding type I DNA topoisomerase yields the protein MSYKYLVIVESPAKAKTIEKYLGRNYKVVASVGHIRDLPKSKMGIDIEDNYDPKYINIRGKGPVIKELKKYAKKADKVYLAADPDREGEAIAWHLAHILDLDLEDNNRVVFNEITKDAVKAAFKEPRKINVDLVDAQQARRILDRLVGYSISPLLWKKVKKGLSAGRVQSIALKMIIDREDEIRAFTPEEYWSITGDFVKGKSKFKANFYGIDGKKLKLNNADEVKAITEKLTSRDYDVTKVTKKERKRNPSLPFTTSGMQQEAARKLNFRTRKTMMVAQQLYEGIKLGKGQGTVGLITYMRTDSTRLSDTAKEEAFNFIVEKYGKDYTGGAIKKTKNAKGAQDAHEAIRPSSILRTPESVKEFLDKDQFKLYSLIWARTVASQMAPAILDTMRVDIEQNGIKFVANGSKIKFAGFTKVYIEGKDDGKEDKENILPELAEGDAVKSADIEPKQHFTQPPARFSEATLIKTLEENGVGRPSTYAPTLETIQRRYYVKLNARRFEPTELGEIVNKLVCEFFSKIVDVNFTAEMEKDLDKIAIAQENWVDVVDKFYKPFAKELEVAEKEIEKVQLKDEPAGFDCEECGNPMLIKLGKYGKFYACSNFPDCRNTKAIVKKIGVTCPTCKKGDVIEKKTKKNRIFFGCDQYPECEFTSWDRPIGRDCPKCSHYLILKKVRGGQQIICSDCDYTEDVQK from the coding sequence ATGAGTTATAAATATTTAGTAATCGTAGAATCCCCAGCAAAAGCTAAAACCATTGAAAAGTACTTAGGCAGAAATTATAAAGTTGTAGCGAGTGTGGGTCATATTCGAGATCTTCCTAAAAGTAAAATGGGTATAGATATTGAAGATAACTATGATCCAAAATATATTAATATCAGGGGAAAAGGTCCCGTTATCAAAGAATTAAAAAAATATGCGAAAAAGGCGGATAAAGTTTACCTCGCAGCCGATCCGGATAGGGAAGGGGAAGCCATCGCATGGCACCTCGCCCACATTTTAGATTTGGATTTAGAAGATAACAACCGAGTTGTCTTTAATGAGATTACAAAAGATGCTGTTAAAGCAGCGTTTAAAGAACCACGTAAAATTAACGTTGATTTAGTGGATGCCCAACAAGCTCGTCGGATTTTAGACCGCTTGGTAGGTTATTCAATTAGTCCGTTATTATGGAAGAAAGTAAAAAAAGGATTGAGTGCCGGTCGGGTTCAATCGATTGCTTTAAAAATGATTATTGACCGTGAAGATGAGATTCGTGCGTTTACTCCAGAAGAATATTGGAGTATTACAGGTGATTTTGTCAAAGGGAAATCAAAATTCAAAGCTAATTTTTACGGGATTGACGGTAAAAAATTAAAATTAAATAATGCAGATGAAGTAAAAGCTATCACAGAAAAATTAACTTCTCGCGATTACGATGTGACGAAAGTAACGAAAAAAGAACGTAAAAGAAACCCATCACTACCCTTTACAACCAGTGGCATGCAACAAGAAGCTGCTCGTAAATTAAACTTCAGAACAAGAAAAACCATGATGGTGGCACAACAATTGTATGAGGGAATTAAGCTTGGTAAAGGTCAAGGAACAGTCGGTTTAATTACCTATATGCGTACTGATTCAACTCGTCTTTCTGATACGGCTAAAGAAGAAGCTTTTAACTTTATCGTTGAGAAATACGGAAAAGACTATACTGGTGGTGCTATTAAGAAAACTAAAAATGCTAAGGGTGCTCAAGATGCCCATGAGGCGATTCGTCCATCAAGTATTTTAAGAACACCAGAATCAGTCAAAGAATTCTTGGATAAAGATCAATTTAAATTGTATTCATTAATTTGGGCAAGAACAGTCGCAAGTCAAATGGCACCAGCTATTTTAGATACAATGCGTGTTGATATCGAACAAAATGGCATTAAATTTGTTGCCAATGGCTCAAAAATCAAGTTTGCTGGATTCACGAAAGTCTATATTGAAGGCAAAGATGATGGTAAAGAAGATAAAGAAAATATCTTACCAGAACTTGCTGAGGGAGATGCGGTTAAATCAGCCGATATTGAGCCAAAACAACATTTCACTCAACCACCAGCAAGATTTAGTGAAGCAACCTTGATTAAAACCTTAGAAGAAAACGGTGTAGGTCGCCCATCTACGTATGCGCCGACCCTTGAAACCATTCAAAGACGTTACTACGTGAAATTAAACGCGCGTCGTTTTGAGCCAACTGAGCTTGGTGAAATTGTTAATAAATTAGTTTGTGAGTTCTTCTCGAAAATTGTGGATGTGAACTTTACGGCTGAGATGGAAAAAGATTTAGATAAGATAGCCATTGCTCAAGAAAATTGGGTGGACGTCGTTGATAAATTCTATAAACCATTTGCTAAAGAGTTAGAAGTCGCTGAAAAAGAAATAGAAAAAGTTCAATTAAAAGATGAACCAGCAGGCTTTGACTGCGAAGAATGTGGCAATCCAATGCTCATTAAATTAGGTAAATATGGTAAATTCTATGCCTGTAGTAATTTTCCTGATTGTCGTAACACGAAAGCCATCGTTAAAAAAATCGGTGTGACATGTCCAACTTGTAAAAAAGGAGATGTTATCGAGAAGAAAACGAAGAAAAATCGTATCTTCTTTGGCTGTGATCAGTATCCTGAATGTGAATTTACTTCTTGGGATCGCCCAATTGGTCGTGATTGTCCAAAATGTTCTCATTACCTAATACTTAAAAAAGTACGTGGTGGTCAACAAATTATTTGTAGCGACTGTGATTATACAGAAGATGTGCAAAAATAA
- the dprA gene encoding DNA-processing protein DprA, which produces MLDQRLFIFRLKHLKGIGNKGLLLILQYKVENPEEELTAEKMSIIGRVRSSYQETFSQSFEKVQQISQENLLDFLDKYSFVTIMDDEYPENLREIYNPPIALFYLGNIRLMSREKLAIIGSRNATPYGKEMIEKIVPDLCEKEITIVSGLARGNDTSAHQAAIRHQGQTIAVIGSGLDYVYPKENWRLQQYIGEKHLLLTEYLPKTPPLAYHFPSRNRIIAGLSQGVCVIEAEKKSGTFITAQLALEEGRDVFAVPGNPLKDHSEGCLQLIQEGAKCTWKASDILNEFS; this is translated from the coding sequence ATGTTAGATCAAAGATTATTTATTTTTAGATTAAAGCATTTAAAAGGAATAGGTAATAAAGGTTTACTACTCATATTGCAATATAAAGTCGAAAATCCAGAGGAAGAATTGACAGCTGAAAAAATGAGCATTATTGGACGTGTGAGGTCATCTTATCAAGAGACTTTTTCACAATCATTTGAAAAAGTACAGCAAATATCTCAAGAAAACTTATTAGATTTTTTGGATAAATATTCATTTGTGACTATTATGGATGATGAGTATCCAGAAAATCTGAGAGAAATCTATAATCCACCGATTGCTTTATTTTACTTAGGAAATATCAGGTTAATGTCGAGAGAAAAACTAGCGATTATTGGTTCAAGAAATGCCACCCCTTATGGGAAAGAAATGATTGAAAAAATTGTTCCAGATTTATGTGAAAAAGAAATCACAATTGTCAGTGGATTGGCAAGAGGGAATGACACATCGGCTCATCAAGCAGCCATTAGACATCAGGGACAAACGATTGCGGTTATCGGTTCAGGTCTGGATTATGTTTATCCAAAAGAAAACTGGCGCCTGCAACAATATATAGGAGAAAAACATCTCCTTCTAACAGAATATTTACCTAAGACACCACCATTAGCTTATCATTTTCCAAGTCGTAACCGAATTATTGCAGGGTTAAGTCAAGGAGTTTGTGTGATTGAAGCCGAAAAGAAAAGTGGAACGTTTATTACAGCACAACTTGCTTTAGAGGAAGGGAGAGATGTTTTTGCAGTTCCAGGGAATCCTTTGAAGGATCATTCTGAAGGTTGTTTACAACTCATTCAAGAAGGAGCTAAATGTACGTGGAAAGCCTCTGATATCTTGAATGAATTTTCATAA
- a CDS encoding ribonuclease HII, with protein sequence MSKLTAKEIKELLVEVSSLNELEQQSFFDDERKSVQTAIKSCQNRLLKAQKLKEHFEEMKEFEKNARKSGFKFIAGIDEVGRGPLAGPVVSAAVILPEDFDLHEVNDSKQLSLKKREELFVKIKEQAVAIGIGIKDHDVIDQVNIYEATKLAMKEAVEQLEVKPDFLLIDAMVLDLPIGQEKIIKGDARSISIACASIIAKVTRDKMMEEFDIMYPGYDFSNNAGYGTKKHLMGLEEHGVTPIHRKSFAPVKDMV encoded by the coding sequence ATGAGTAAATTAACGGCAAAAGAGATAAAGGAACTGTTAGTAGAGGTCAGCTCTCTAAATGAATTAGAACAACAGTCTTTTTTTGATGATGAAAGAAAAAGTGTTCAGACTGCAATCAAATCATGTCAAAATCGCTTGTTAAAGGCTCAGAAATTAAAAGAACATTTTGAAGAAATGAAAGAGTTTGAAAAAAATGCTAGAAAGTCAGGTTTTAAATTTATTGCGGGAATTGATGAAGTGGGTCGTGGACCTTTAGCTGGACCTGTTGTATCAGCCGCAGTTATCTTACCAGAAGATTTTGATTTACATGAAGTGAATGATTCTAAGCAACTTTCATTGAAAAAAAGAGAAGAACTCTTTGTGAAGATTAAAGAGCAAGCGGTAGCTATTGGTATCGGGATTAAAGATCATGACGTGATTGATCAAGTAAATATTTACGAAGCCACAAAACTTGCGATGAAAGAAGCTGTGGAACAATTAGAAGTCAAACCGGACTTTTTGTTAATTGATGCGATGGTGCTTGATTTACCGATTGGACAAGAAAAAATTATCAAAGGTGACGCTAGAAGTATTTCTATTGCTTGTGCGAGTATTATTGCAAAAGTCACACGAGATAAGATGATGGAAGAATTTGACATCATGTATCCAGGATATGACTTTTCAAACAATGCTGGATATGGAACTAAAAAGCATTTGATGGGGTTAGAAGAGCATGGTGTCACACCGATTCATAGAAAATCATTTGCCCCTGTAAAAGATATGGTTTAA
- the ylqF gene encoding ribosome biogenesis GTPase YlqF yields the protein MTIQWFPGHMAKARREVSEKLKLVDIVLEIVDARLPISSRNPMLDSLIQQKPRIILLNKADLADPIETSKWQRYFESQGHACLNINANEGKGIKKIVPKAKEILAEKIERQRARGMKPRPIRAMCIGIPNVGKSTLLNRLAKKNMAKTGNTPGVTKGQQWLKTGNELELLDTPGILWPKFEDQEIGRKLALTGAIKDTLLHMDDLALFGLAYFKEHYSAQLGKRYQLSEEELELTPVDILLLITKKRGFQDDFDRASIMVVQEIRDGRLGQYTLDRVEDM from the coding sequence ATGACAATACAATGGTTTCCAGGACACATGGCGAAAGCCCGTAGAGAAGTTTCTGAAAAATTAAAATTAGTGGATATCGTGTTAGAAATAGTCGATGCTAGACTACCAATTTCTAGTCGAAATCCAATGTTGGATAGTTTAATTCAACAAAAACCAAGAATCATCTTATTAAATAAGGCTGATTTAGCAGATCCAATTGAAACAAGCAAGTGGCAAAGATATTTCGAATCACAAGGACATGCGTGTTTAAATATTAACGCTAATGAAGGCAAAGGAATTAAAAAAATTGTTCCTAAAGCCAAAGAAATTTTAGCTGAAAAAATTGAAAGACAACGTGCTCGTGGGATGAAACCAAGACCAATCAGAGCTATGTGTATTGGGATTCCAAACGTTGGTAAATCAACTTTATTAAATCGTTTAGCTAAAAAAAATATGGCGAAAACAGGTAACACTCCTGGAGTAACCAAAGGGCAACAGTGGTTAAAAACAGGGAATGAGTTGGAACTTTTAGATACACCGGGTATCTTATGGCCTAAATTTGAAGATCAAGAAATTGGTCGTAAGTTAGCTTTAACAGGAGCGATTAAAGATACGTTACTTCATATGGATGATTTAGCTTTATTTGGTTTAGCCTATTTTAAAGAGCATTATTCTGCCCAATTAGGTAAGAGATATCAATTATCAGAAGAAGAGCTTGAGTTAACACCAGTAGATATTTTACTCTTAATCACTAAAAAAAGAGGATTCCAAGATGATTTTGACCGAGCGAGTATTATGGTGGTTCAAGAAATTCGTGACGGACGTTTGGGTCAATATACTTTAGACCGAGTTGAGGATATGTAA
- the lepB gene encoding signal peptidase I has protein sequence MWKKDGEKLEKKVLDIVWHWLKLIVVCSIFAVIVQAFILIPVEVSGKSMSPTLKENDFIVMENFSQIDRFDIIVFTSPDGNTYIKRVIGLPGDHVKYEKDQLYINNEKVEEPFLKDIKKHKNEYVFTTDLNSEDILGTKKIPKNQYFVLGDNRRLSKDSRSFGTISETSVLGKARVVYYPIFHSKIVK, from the coding sequence GTGTGGAAGAAAGACGGTGAAAAATTGGAAAAGAAAGTTCTAGATATAGTCTGGCATTGGTTAAAATTAATTGTGGTATGCTCAATATTTGCCGTGATAGTCCAAGCTTTTATCTTGATTCCTGTTGAGGTAAGTGGAAAATCGATGTCCCCAACTTTAAAAGAAAATGACTTTATCGTCATGGAAAATTTTAGTCAAATTGATCGATTTGATATTATTGTCTTCACTTCACCAGATGGTAATACGTATATTAAACGTGTGATTGGACTCCCAGGAGATCATGTGAAATACGAGAAAGATCAACTTTATATTAATAATGAAAAAGTAGAGGAACCCTTTTTAAAAGATATAAAAAAACATAAAAATGAGTATGTTTTTACGACAGATTTAAACTCAGAAGATATTTTAGGAACGAAGAAAATTCCTAAAAACCAATATTTTGTTTTAGGTGATAACAGAAGATTAAGCAAAGATAGCCGATCATTTGGTACCATCAGTGAAACATCTGTTTTAGGTAAAGCTAGAGTGGTGTACTACCCAATTTTTCATAGTAAGATAGTTAAGTAA
- a CDS encoding S41 family peptidase — protein MKQKDSNKISLTQYILTIVIVGILASGITLFVYELNNPMSRLSMGSTQEDLDNIELLNELIKSQYIEDVDQKKLITGALEGMTAAIGDPHSSFFPEAEAEEFDTSVSGSFEGIGATMMLENDYPTIAEPPIEGSPAEKAKLKKGDVIVKVDGKDTKGKALQEVVSKVRGKKGTRVKLDILRGDETFNVEIVRDKIAVESVKANIDKNEPTIGYIKINSFNQTTSDEFDKAVDKMRKEGAKKFVIDVRGNPGGVLQNVEKMTSRFLEDGKTIVGFENKAKDKQEEVASEKLDGGNKIKEPSVILIDENSASASEIMAGAFKAHGLDVIGVKSYGKGTVQTMVPMKGYGEVKLTISKWLTPDGKWIDKKGVEPTIKVDYPAYLKNRVIDRSMEYKEGVISPNVKIINTYLNELGYSVDKDSETYTQETTEAVKKYQADMKLEVTGVMDKTSVEKLEDSIRNHWKANDIQYNKAIDVLKSK, from the coding sequence ATGAAACAAAAAGATTCAAATAAGATTTCGCTAACGCAGTACATTTTAACGATTGTGATCGTCGGGATACTTGCGTCAGGTATTACTTTGTTTGTTTATGAATTAAACAATCCAATGAGTCGCCTATCAATGGGCAGCACTCAAGAAGATCTTGATAATATCGAATTACTAAATGAATTAATCAAAAGTCAGTACATTGAAGACGTGGATCAGAAAAAACTAATCACGGGTGCACTAGAAGGAATGACGGCAGCAATCGGAGACCCACACTCTAGTTTTTTCCCGGAAGCTGAAGCCGAAGAATTTGATACAAGTGTTTCTGGTAGTTTTGAAGGAATCGGCGCTACGATGATGCTTGAAAATGATTATCCAACCATCGCAGAACCGCCAATCGAAGGCTCGCCTGCTGAAAAAGCTAAACTTAAAAAAGGGGACGTCATTGTCAAGGTAGACGGAAAAGATACAAAAGGGAAAGCACTTCAAGAAGTGGTGTCAAAAGTCCGTGGTAAAAAGGGGACTCGTGTTAAATTAGACATCTTACGTGGAGACGAAACCTTTAACGTGGAAATAGTCAGAGATAAAATTGCCGTTGAATCAGTAAAAGCTAACATTGATAAAAATGAACCAACGATTGGTTATATTAAAATTAATAGCTTTAATCAAACAACATCAGATGAATTTGATAAAGCCGTCGACAAAATGAGAAAAGAAGGCGCGAAAAAATTTGTGATTGATGTTCGTGGAAATCCTGGTGGTGTTCTTCAAAATGTTGAGAAAATGACCAGCCGTTTCCTTGAAGACGGAAAAACAATCGTTGGATTTGAAAATAAAGCCAAAGATAAACAAGAAGAAGTTGCTAGTGAAAAATTAGATGGTGGTAACAAAATTAAAGAGCCATCAGTTATTCTGATTGATGAAAACAGTGCCAGTGCTTCTGAAATCATGGCAGGTGCCTTTAAAGCGCATGGTTTGGACGTGATTGGTGTTAAATCATATGGTAAAGGAACAGTTCAAACAATGGTTCCAATGAAGGGTTACGGGGAAGTTAAATTAACAATCAGTAAATGGTTAACCCCTGATGGCAAATGGATTGATAAAAAAGGGGTAGAGCCAACGATTAAAGTTGATTACCCAGCTTATTTAAAAAATCGTGTGATTGACCGTTCAATGGAATATAAAGAAGGCGTTATTAGTCCCAATGTTAAAATCATTAATACATACTTAAACGAGTTAGGCTATAGCGTGGATAAAGACAGCGAAACCTATACGCAAGAAACAACTGAAGCTGTGAAAAAATATCAAGCAGACATGAAATTAGAGGTCACTGGTGTGATGGATAAAACGTCTGTAGAAAAATTAGAAGACAGCATCAGAAATCATTGGAAAGCTAATGATATCCAGTATAATAAAGCGATTGACGTTTTAAAAAGTAAATAA
- a CDS encoding YozE family protein, with translation MKRSFYHYVQTFRGKLKQTDESKLAEDIFKDLQFPKQSEDYDEISHYLETNAYYIPNMDIFDNLWENYIENN, from the coding sequence ATGAAGCGTAGTTTTTATCATTATGTTCAAACGTTTAGAGGTAAATTGAAACAAACAGATGAATCAAAATTGGCAGAGGATATTTTCAAAGATCTACAGTTTCCAAAACAATCTGAAGATTATGATGAAATTTCTCATTATTTAGAAACAAATGCTTATTATATTCCTAATATGGATATTTTTGATAACTTATGGGAAAACTACATTGAAAATAACTAA
- the msrA gene encoding peptide-methionine (S)-S-oxide reductase MsrA: MKETAIFAGGCFWCMIKPFDQHPGIDSIVSGYTGGHDEKPTYEAVCSGKTGHTEAVKIDFDPKVISYEQLLTIYWQQTDPTDAFGQFEDRGDSYRPVIFYTSETQKEMALKSKQNLADSGYYLDPIVTKIEKAVPFYEAEDYHQDFYKKNPERYSLSSQTRKAFLKKVWDGNENEA; encoded by the coding sequence TTGAAAGAAACAGCAATATTTGCAGGTGGCTGCTTTTGGTGCATGATAAAGCCATTTGATCAACATCCAGGCATTGATTCTATTGTTTCTGGTTATACAGGTGGACATGATGAAAAACCAACCTACGAAGCGGTTTGTTCTGGTAAAACAGGGCATACAGAAGCAGTTAAAATTGATTTTGATCCTAAAGTTATTAGTTATGAACAACTTCTAACTATCTACTGGCAACAAACTGATCCGACAGATGCGTTTGGTCAATTTGAGGACCGAGGTGATAGTTATCGCCCCGTTATTTTTTACACAAGTGAGACACAGAAAGAAATGGCTTTAAAAAGTAAGCAAAATTTAGCGGACTCAGGGTATTATCTGGATCCAATAGTGACAAAAATTGAGAAAGCTGTGCCGTTTTATGAGGCAGAAGACTATCATCAAGATTTTTATAAGAAAAATCCTGAGAGATATAGCCTTTCAAGTCAGACCAGAAAAGCATTTTTAAAAAAAGTATGGGATGGTAATGAAAATGAAGCGTAG